The sequence GGGGCTGTCCGGCGAGAAACGGCAGCAACTGCGCGCGACAGCTTCTTGCGAAAGACAACCTTCCCGTCACTCGCCGCGCCGTGAACCTGGAAGACCCGCTTTGCGAGATCGATTCCAATGATGGTAACTTCCATGGATGCCGTCTCTGTCTTGGTCGATTCTGGCAATCACCAAACTGGCACATTGCGATGGCGTCGGAGGGGGCATCTACTCCATCAGATTTTGACAACTAGCTTCTTTCCGGGCTCCGCGGCCGACGTCTCACTCAACGCCATCCGACATTTCCTGTCGCCTTTGTCAGGGCCGCTACACAAGTTTATTTAGCCAATTTAATATTTTTGCCAAATGTTAAACAGCTGAAAAGCAATCATAAAATTTCTTCTTCGATCCAGCCGGCCAAATTGGCACGAGTTTTGAAACGATCGGTGCGAGGCGGCGGGATCTGCCGACCGGCATTGAAGTCGCGGTAACCGCTATGGATGGAAAGAAGGAAGGAAGCAACATGTCAGGTCTGCGTCAGATCGCATTCTACGGAAAGGGAGGCATCGGCAAGTCCACCACCTCTCAAAATACGCTAGCCGCCCTGGTCGACCTCGGACAGAAAATCCTGATCGTCGGCTGCGACCCGAAAGCCGACTCCACCCGCCTGATCCTGAACGCAAAGGCGCAGGATACGGTTCTGCATCTCGCCGCCCAGGAAGGTTCTGTGGAAGACCTCGAACTCCAGGACGTGCTCAAGATCGGCTACAAAGACATCAAGTGTGTGGAGTCCGGCGGCCCCGAGCCGGGTGTCGGCTGCGCCGGCCGCGGCGTCATCACCTCGATCAACTTCCTCGAGGAGAACGGCGCCTATGACAATGTCGACTATGTCTCCTACGACGTGCTGGGCGACGTGGTGTGCGGCGGCTTCGCGATGCCGATCCGCGAAAACAAGGCCCAGGAAATCTACATCGTCATGTCCGGCGAGATGATGGCGCTCTATGCCGCCAACAACATCGCCAAGGGTATCCTGAAATACGCCCATTCGGGCGGCGTGAGGCTCGGGGGGCTGATCTGCAACGAGCGCCAGACCGACCGCGAGCTCGACCTCTCCGAGGCGCTGGCCGCCAGACTCAATTCCAAGCTCATCCACTTCGTGCCGCGCGACAACATCGTCCAGCACGCCGAACTGAGGAAGATGACGGTAATCCAGTATGCGCCGGACTCCAAACAGGCAGGGGAGTACCGCGCGTTGGCCGAGAAGATCCATGGCAATTCGGGCCAGGGCACCATCCCGACCCCAATCACCATGGAGGAGCTCGAGGACATGCTGCTCGACTTCGGCATCATGAAGACGGACGAGCAAATGCTTGCCGAGCTTCAGGCCAAGGAAGCGAAATTGGCCGTCGCTCAGTAACCGCCGCTACCGACAGGGAGGCGCCGACCGTGACCTGGCGCCCCTTTCTACGAAACAAGGCCTCGTTGGCGAGGCGTTACCCGAACCTTGAAAGGGGCAGGTCCCATGGGCCTCGACTATGAGAATGACGGCGCTTTGCATGCGAAGCTTATCGAAGACGTGCTGTCCCAATATCCAGACAAGGCGGCGAAGCGTCGCAAGAAGCACCTCAGTGTCGCAACGAGCAAGGACGAGGCCGGCGGGGAGGACAAGGGCCTTTCCGAATGCGACGTCAAATCGAACATCAAATCCATTCCGGGCGTGATGACAATCCGCGGCTGCGCCTATGCCGGCTCCAAGGGCGTGGTGTGGGGTCCAGTCAAGGATATGGTCCACATCTCGCACGGGCCGGTCGGCTGTGGGCAATATTCCTGGTCGCAACGCCGCAACTATTACGTCGGCACGACGGGCATCGACACGTTCGTGACAATGCAGTTCACCTCCGACTTCCAGGAGAAGGACATCGTTTTCGGCGGCGACAAGAAGCTGGAAAAGATCATCGACGAGATCGAGGACCTGTTTCCGCTCAGTGGCGGCATCTCGGTGCAGTCCGAATGCCCGATCGGCCTGATCGGGGACGATATCGAGGCCGTGTCGCGCAAGAAAGCCAAGGAGCACGAAAAGACGATTGTACCGGTGCGCTGCGAAGGTTTCCGCGGCGTTTCACAATCGCTCGGCCACCACATTGCCAATGATGCGATCCGCGATTGGGTCTTCGACAAGGACGACGTCGCGTTCGAGTCCGGCCCATACGACGTCAACGTCGTCGGCGACTACAACATTGGCGGCGATGCCTGGGCCTCGCGAATCCTGCTCGAGGAGATTGGGCTTCGGGTGGTCGGCAACTGGTCGGGCGACGCCACACTCGCCGAGATAGAGCGCGCGCCCAAGGCCAAGCTCAACCTGATCCACTGCTACCGGTCGATGAACTACATCTGCCGGCACATGGAGGAAAAGTACGGCATCGCCTGGATGGAATACAATTTCTTCGGCCCCTCCCAGATCGAGGCCTCTCTGCGCAACATCGCCAAGCATTTCGGCCCGGAAATCGAGGAGAAGACCGAAAAGGTCATCGCCAAATACCGGCCCTTGGTCGATGCCGTCATCGCCAAGTACCAACCGCGCCTCGAAGGCAGGACGGTGATGCTCTATGTCGGCGGGCTACGTCCTCGTCACGTCATCACTGCTTACGAGGACCTCGCTATGGTGATCGTCGGCACCGGCTATGAGTTCGCCCACAACGACGACTATCAGCGCACCGGCCATTACGTGAAGAATGGCACGCTCCTCTATGACGACGTCACCGGTTATGAGCTGGAGAAGTTCATCGAAGGCATCCGCCCGGATCTCGTTGGCTCCGGTATCAAGGAGAAGTACCCGGTGCAGAAGATGGGCATCCCGTTCCGCCAGATGCACTCTTGGGACTACTCCGGCCCGTATCACGGTTATGACGGCTTCGCCATTTTCGCCCGCGACATGGATCTGGCCATCAACAACCCGGTCTGGGGTCTCTACCGCGCGCCGTGGAAGAAGATGAAGGACGCGCCGCCGACGGCGGTCGCCGCCGAATGAGGACTGGCCTCCCTGGCAGGCAGGGAGGCCGATAAATGCTTGGGGCGTGCTCGATCCACGCTGGATGCCCTTCAAAGTTTCGATGTCCCTGTGCTGCCGCTTGCCGCGGCCAGATGGAAAAGGTGACCACCATGCCGCAATCGGCCGAAAAAGTTCTCGACCATGCTCCCCTGTTCCGCGAGCCGGAATACAGACAAATGCTTGCGGAGAAGAAGCTCAATTTCGAATGTCCGCACCCTGATCAGATCGTCACCGACCAACGCGAATTGACCAAGACTTGGGAATACCGCGAAAAGAACCTCGCTCGCGAGGCGCTTGTCATAAATCCCGCCAAGGCCTGCCAGCCGCTCGGCGCGGTGTTCGCGGCCGCGGGCTTCGAGCGCACCATGTCTTTCGTCCACGGTAGCCAGGGCTGCGTCGCCTACTACCGCTCGCATCTGTCGCGACATTTCAAGGAGCCTTCGTCAGCGGTTTCCTCCTCGATGACCGAGGACGCGGCAGTGTTTGGCGGCCTGAAGAACATGGTCGACGGACTCGCCAATACCTACAAGCTCTACGACCCCAAGATGATCGCCGTCTCGACCACCTGCATGGCTGAAGTCATTGGCGACGACCTGCGGAGCTTCATCGAGAACGCCAAGAACGAAGGCTCGGTCCCGAGCGACTTCGACGTGCCTTTCGCGCATACGCCTGCCTTCGTCGGCAGCCATATCGATGGCTATGACGGCATGGTGAAGGGCGTGCTGGAGCATTTCTGGAAGGGCAGCGAGCGCTCGCAAGCCGCTGGGACCATCAACATCATTCCAGGCTTCGACGGATTCTGCGTCGGAAACAACCGAGAACTCAAGCGCCTCCTCGACCTGATGGGTGTCACTTATACCGTCATTCAAGACGCCTCAGACCAGTTCGACACGCCGTCTGACGGCGAATACCGCATGTATGACGGTGGCACGAAGATCGAAGACTTGAAAGGCGCACTCAACGCGGAGGCGACACTGTCGCTGCAGCATTACAACACCCGCAAGACGCTGGAATATTGCGACGAGGTCGGGCAAGCGACGGCATCCTTCCACTATCCGCTGGGTGTCCAGGCGACCGACGAATTCCTGATGAAGGTCTCGGCGATTTCCGGCCAGGAGATCCCCGAGGCAATCCGGATGGAGCGCGGCCGACTGGTTGACGCCATGGCGGACAGCCAGTCATGGCTGCACGGCAAGAAGTACGCAATCTATGGGGATCCGGACTTCGTCTACGCCACGGCCCGCTTCGTCATGGAGACCGGTGGCGAGCCGACACATTGCCTCGCGACCAACGGGACATCGGCCTGGGAGGCCGAGATGAAGGAATTGCTTGCATCCTCGTCCTTCGGCCAGGATGCCCAGATCTGGGCGGGCAAGGATCTCTGGGCGATGCGTTCGCTGCTGTTTACAGAGCCGGTGGACCTGCTGATCGGCAATTCCTATGGCAAGTATCTGGAGCGCGACACCGGCACGCCGCTGATCCGGCTGATGTTTCCAATCTTCGACCGGCACCATCACCATCGCTTTCCCCTCATGGGCTACCAGGGTGGATTACGCGTGCTGACGACGATCCTCGACAAGATATTCGACAAGCTCGATCGCGAGACGAGCGAAACAGGCGTGACGGACTATTCCTATGACCTCACCCGCTAAGCCCGTGCCGGCCTTTCGCCGAGGCCGCCCATGCCCAATGGACTTCGGAGACTGACGCAATGACCTCGCTCAGTGCCAAGATCCAGGACGTTTTCGACGAGCCCGCCTGCGATACCAACCGCGGCAAGGATGCCAAGGCGCGCAAGGAGGGCTGCTCGAAGCCGCTGACCCCCGGGGCGTCAGCCGGCGGCTGCGCCTTTGACGGCGCCAAGATCGTCCTGCAGCCGATCACCGACGTTGCGCACCTGGTCCATGCGCCGCTCGCCTGCGAGGGCAATTCCTGGGACAACAGAGGCGCAGCTTCGTCCGGGCCAACCCTGTGGCGGACAAGCTTCACAACAGACCTCACCGAACTCGACATCGTGATGGGGCAGGGCGAGCGGAAGCTATTCAAGGCGATCCGCGAGATCAAGGAAACATATGCGCCGCCGGCAGTCTTCGTCTATTCGACCTGCGTGACGGCGCTGATCGGCGACGACATCGAGGCCGTGTGCAAACGCGCGGCCGAAAAATTCGGACTGGCCGTGGTGCCGATCAATGCGCCGGGCCTGGCCGGCTCCAAGAACCTCGGCAACAAACTCGCCGCCGAAGCGTTGCTCGATCATGTCATCGGCACGGTGGAACCCGACGACGCCGGGCCCTACGACATCAACATCCTTGGCGAATTCAACCTCTCCGGCGAATTCTGGCTGGTCAAGCCGCTGCTTGATCGGCTTGGCATCCGGGTGCGCGCCTGCATACCGGGCGATGCGCGTTACATCGACGTTGCATCCGCGCACCGCGCCCGGGCGGCTATGATGGTGTGCTCGAGCGCACTGATCAATCTGGCCCGCAAGATGGAGGAGCGCTGGGACATCCCGTACTTCGAGGGCTCTTTCTACGGCATAACCGATACCTCGGAAGCACTTCGCAACATTGCTGAGCTGCTGGTGAGGAAGGGCGCCGATGCGGAGATCCTCGATCGCACGGAGACGCTGATTGCTGAGCAGGAGGCGATTGCGTGGAAGAAGCTCGAGGCCTACCGCCGGCGGCTTCAAGGCAAGCGCGTGCTGCTCAACACGGGCGGTGTGAAGTCCTGGTCGGTCGTCCACGCGCTGATGGAGATCGGCATGGAGATCGTCGGCACCTCGGTCAAGAAATCCACAGTCGAAGACAAGGAGCGGATCAAACGGATCCTCAAGGACGAAAACCACATGTTCGAGCAGATGGCAGCGCGCGATCTCTACGCCATGCTTTCAAAACACAAGGCCGACATCATGCTGTCGGGCGGGCGTACGCAATTCGTCGCCCTGAAGGCCAAGACACCCTGGCTCGATATCAACCAGGAGCGCCAACATCCTTATGCCGGCTATGACGGCATGGTGGAACTTGTCCGGCAGATTGACCTCGCCATTCATAACCCGATCTGGGGTCAGGTGCGGGAGCCGGCGCCATGGGATTGCCAGCCTGCCAGGGAGGACGATCTGGCGAGCGCGAAGAACGGGACAGCGACTGTGAACGCTTTCAATGAATTCGCCGGCGCGATGGCTCACCGCTTCGGCGACCGATGAGGAAATTCGATGGTCCGCATCCTTCGCAAAATCAAATCAGCGGCGGTCAACCCGCTGAAGTCGTCGCAGCCGCTGGGTGCCGCCTTCGCTTTTCTTGGAGTCGAGGGTGCGATGCCCCTGTTCCACGGCAGCCAAGGCTGCACCAGCTTCGCGCTCGTGCTCTTCGTGCGGCATTTCAAGGAAGCGATCCCCTTGCAGACAACGGCGATGGATGAGGTGGCAACCATACTCGGCGGAGCGGACCATCTGGAAGAGGCGATCCTCAACCTCAAAACCCGCACGAAGCCAAAGCTGATAGGAGTGTGCACTACCGCGCTGGTGGAGACCCGTGGCGAAGACTGCGCGAGTGATATCGCCAACGTCAAACTGAAGCACGTGGAAGAGCTCGCGGGTACGGAGGTCGTGCTGGCCAACACGCCTGATTTTGACGGCGCGATCGAAGAAGGCTGGGCCAAGGCCGTCGCGGCGATGATCGAAGGGATTACACGGTCGGGTGAACGGACGCGGCAGCCGAAGAAGATCGCGATCCTGCCCGGATGCAACCTCACTGTCGCTGACGTCGAGCATTTGCGTGACATGGTTGAAAGTTTTGGGCTCAAGCCGGTTATCCTGCCGGACGTCTCCGGCTCACTCGACGGCACTGTTCCTGACCGCTGGGTAACCACTACCTATGGCGGCACCAGCGTCGAGGAAATCCGCGAGCTTGGCACGGCCGCGCAATGCATCGTCATCGGCGAGCACATGCGCCACCCGGCGAAAACGCTGCACGGGTTGACCGGCGTGCCTTACGCGGTGTTCCAGTCGCTGACCGGATTAAAGGCCGTCGACCGGTTCGTCTCGCTGCTATCGGCGGTTTCGGGCGCGGCGGTGCCGGACCGGGTTCGCCGTCACCGGGCGCAATTGGAGGATGCATTGCTCGACGGACATTTCCATTTCGGAGGCAAGAAAATTGCGATCGCTGCTGAACCAGACCAACTCTATCAACTCGCAACCTTCTTCACCGGCATGGGCTGTGACATCGCGGCGGCGGTCACGACGACCGATATGTCGAAGATTCTGCAAAAAGTACCGGCGGAGTGGGTTCAGATCGGCGATCTCGGCGATTTGGAAGCTCTTGCAGCGGGCGCGGATCTTCTCGTAACACATTCCCACGGTCGCCAGGCGTCGCGACGCCTTGAAATTCCGCTCATGCGCGTCGGCTTCCCGATCTTCGACCGGCTCGGCAGCCAGCACAAGCTCACAATCCTCTATCGGGGGACCCGCGACCTGATCTTCGATGTTGCCAATATCTTTCAGGCCAACCAGCACGCGCCGACGCCTGAGGCGCTTGATCCATTCCGGAAACGAGAAATGCCAGATGAGCTCCGTTCGTCGCCTCTCACTCGTCACTGACGAGGTTCACGCACCGATGACGGACCGACGGGCAGGCGCATTGCGCGTAGCCATCGCCACGCAAGACATGACGAATCTCAATGCCCATTTCGGGTCGGCCAAGCGCTTTGCTGTCTACGACGTGACGCGCGAGGAGTGGCATCTCGTGGAAGCCGTGGCCTTCGATGACGTTTCCGATGAGAGCGGGAAGCGTCGGACCGAGGGCGATGACCGCGTCACGCCGAAGGTGGAGGCGCTGAAGGGCTGCCATCTGCTGTTTTGTCTGGCCATCGGCGGGCCTTCGGCAGCCAAGGTTATTTCGGCAAAAATCCATCCAATCAAGGTGCCGCAGCCACAAACCATCCAAGAGGTGCTGTTGCGCACGCAGATGATGCTGAGAACGTGTCCTCCGCCCTGGCTGCGCAAGGTGCTGGCCGAAGCTGGTGTCGCCGAAAAGAAACCCTCCTTCGAGGACGAGGACTAAAACGAGGAAGTGCAAAATGTTTGAAGTCGCGATCAGCCCTGCTGTCAACGATGACGAGGCCGCCCTTGCCAGCCCATTCGTCAAATGCCTCGTGCGGCTGATCCGTGCTCAGGATACCCACGGGTCATGGGACGGCACAGCGGATGCCGAGTTGCTGGCCGACTTCATCGTCAGCAAGGAACGGCGTCGTACGATCCCAATCATCGGCGATCCCGATCCGGACGTGCTGTGGAGGCTCGACAAGTTTTACACTGCCGTCGCCCTTGCGATCGAGGAGCGCTCCGGCCTGATGGCATCGCCGATGATCGAAATGAGCCATGAGGGGTTCGGGCGCGTGCTTTTCACCGCCGGGCGGCTGGTCGTTTTGTCCAAGACCGTGCGCGACGTCCATCGGTTCGGCTTCGAGACGTTCTGCAAACTCGCCGCGGCCGGTACGAAACTGGTCGACGATGCCATCGCAGCCATCGACGCCTATCCCGAGGTGGCACGGGCATGAAACCGATTTTCGAGCAAGAGGGTCATGTCAGGCCTTGAGGAGCCGCGATGGCCAGCCCACGCGGCCGACGCGGTCGAGGCCAATTTGGTTCTCGGGGTAGCGCTGATGAAGCCACGCGTCCTGATCTGTTCGCAAGATGCGGAGTTCTATCTGTTCCTCAGCCACATACTGGAGGTGGACGGGTTCGTCAGTGAGCCGGCAGGCGGTGCGAAGGAAGCACTTGCAATGGCCGACGATCGCGACTTCCAGGCCGTGGTGCTGGACTGCGGTTCAACGAGCCTTACCGGGTCCGCAATCTGCGCCCGGCTCAAGCGGGAGCCCCGAACCGGCGGCCTGCCCATCATTGCCCTGATCGCGCCCGGCGCCGAGAACCAGCACCTCGATCTGTTGAAGGCCGGCATTGACGAGAGCTTTGTGCGGCCTGTGGCGCCGGCCAAGCTGCTCGATTGTCTGCGGACGAGGCTGGCGCTGCCGAAGCCGGGTTCAAACGCGATTGAAAACAACAGCTGGCTTTCCTATGGCAGCCTTGAGATGAAGCTCGATGCCCACCGGGTTTGCGGCAATGGCCATGACATCCATCTCGGACCGATCGAGTTCAACGTGCTGCGGCATTTGCTCGAGGCGCCCGGCAAGGTCTTCAGTAGGGACGAGCTGATCGGCGGGGCCTGGCCGGCCAATATCCATGTCGGTGTACGCACAGTCGACGTCCACATCAGTCGGCTCAGAAGGGCTCTGGAGGCGGCCTCGACGGGTATCGTCATCCGTACCGTCAGGTCGGCCGGCTACTCGCTCGAGAAGCTGGACGGCTGAATTGAGTGCCGAGTGTGGTTCCACTCCCTTTCCTCGCGCTGTGAGCCGGTCTTGCGGCCTGAAACGCCCTCAACGGATACTCAGGAAGAAACAGGAAAATGGGCTTTAAAACGGTACTCTGTTTGACCGGCGCTGACCATTCCGATCAGGACGTCAGAACTGCTGCCGGCTTGTGTGCGGAAATCGGCGCACACCTTTCCGTACTGATTATACCCGCTCCGATGCTCCTTATGTCGCATCGGCGGATCGGAGATGGTGTCTCCGAGTGGCCGGCAGGACGTGGACAGGCAATTGCCAGATTGAACGATCGGTTTCGGCAAATCGATCGATTTACACAGGACGCGGTCAGACTGGAAAGACACTCCAGAGATATCCAGAAACTGCTGGAATCTATGTCGCTCGCCTATGACGTTGACACCGACTATTACGATCCGGCCAGCCTCGGTGAAGTGGCACGACAGCGGGCGCTCTGCGCCGACCTCACGATTGTCGGACCAGGGCTCCTCAACGACGAGAATCTCGGACCTCCTGTGGTCAACGGCTGCTTGTTCGATACGGGAAAGCCGGTGCTCGTTGTGCCGAAGGGGGCTGAGGCGACGCTGTGGCCACGGCGCGTCCTGGTCGGTTGGGATTCGCGAGTCGAGGCGTCCCGTGCGGTTCGAGAAGCGCTGGGCCTCCTATGCGTTGCTGAGGAAGTTCGTGTCGCCCTGGTCGATCCGAAGGCCAACTACAACGGGAACGGCGCGGAGCCTGGAGCCGACATCGCTGCCTATCTCACTCGGCACGGTGCTCGGGTGTCGGTTGACCTCCTGCCAAGTGCCGGCAAATCGGCGGCCACGGTCCTTGCGCAGCACGCAATCGACATTTCTGCGGACATGATCGTCATGGGCGCCTATGGCAGCCGTCGGCTGCGTGAGCGGCTCTTTGGCGGTGTGACCAGATGGATCTTTGAAAAGCCGACATTGCCGCTGTTTTTGGCTCGATGACGGTTCCGGACCCGCACCGATGCTGTTCAAAGCTCTACTGTGACGCCTGCATTCATACGTAGAGGGGGCTCCATCGAAATAATCGATCTTACGAAGAGTAACGAACATGAAAAGCATTGCTCGGGAGGCGACGCCCGCCGGAAATCTCTCCAGTCATGCGCAAGGCGGAGGTGGGACGGCCAGAGCGTGACCAGTGTCAGCCTCGACAATGGCGACAGGCTGGAAGTCGGCATCGTCGTCAACTCAGCCGGGCCGAATGCCGGCACGGTGGCTGCCATGGCGGGGCTGGTGTTGCCGGTCGAGCCGCGCAAGCGCAACGTCTTCGTCTTCGAGGCGCGCGACAAATATTCTGATATGCCGCTGCTGGTCGATCCGTCCGGCATCTATGTCCGGCCGGAAGGTTCGGTCTATCTCACTGGCGGCGCCGAACCGGAAGAAGGCGACGGCCCGGCCGACCCCACCGATTTCGAGGTCGACTGGCCGCTGTTCGAAGAGGTGATCTGGCCGGTGCTGGCGACCCGCATTCCCGCCTTCGAGGCGATCAAGCCGACACGCGCCTGGGCCGGCCATTACGACTACAACACGCTCGACCAGAACGCGGTGATCGGCCCGCATCCGCAGGTTAAGAATTTCTTCTTCGCCAATGGTTTTTCCGGCCACGGCCTGCAGCAGGCGCCGGCGGTCGGCAAGGCGCTGGCCGAGCTGATCGTGCACGGCGGCTACCGCACGGTGGACTGCTCGGCGTTTGGGTACAGCCGTGTCGCTGAAGGGCGGGCGTTCAGGGAATTGAATGTGATCTAACGCTGGCGGGACAGCCCCCTCTCTGGCCTGCCGGCCATCTCCCCCGCAAGGGGGGAGACCGGCAGCTTCCCTGGCGGCTCCAAACTTCTAGCCTTGGAGATTGGCGAAGGCAGCGATGACGGCCAATCTCCCCCCTTGCGGGCGCGGTCAGCGGGGTCCTTGCCTTTGGCGATGCATGTCGTGGCTGGACCGGGTGAGGTGAGTTCGGCCCGTCTACCCAGCCTCTGCGCCCGCCCCGAAGCCGCTCGCCCGCTCGGCGCTATGAGGGCGCGCTCGCGAGCGGCTTCGCTAAAGCTACGTTACAGCACGTGCAGGGACGCGACCCCAGTGAAGGCATACTCCAGCGT comes from Mesorhizobium japonicum MAFF 303099 and encodes:
- the nifH gene encoding nitrogenase iron protein — its product is MSGLRQIAFYGKGGIGKSTTSQNTLAALVDLGQKILIVGCDPKADSTRLILNAKAQDTVLHLAAQEGSVEDLELQDVLKIGYKDIKCVESGGPEPGVGCAGRGVITSINFLEENGAYDNVDYVSYDVLGDVVCGGFAMPIRENKAQEIYIVMSGEMMALYAANNIAKGILKYAHSGGVRLGGLICNERQTDRELDLSEALAARLNSKLIHFVPRDNIVQHAELRKMTVIQYAPDSKQAGEYRALAEKIHGNSGQGTIPTPITMEELEDMLLDFGIMKTDEQMLAELQAKEAKLAVAQ
- the nifD gene encoding nitrogenase molybdenum-iron protein alpha chain, which translates into the protein MGLDYENDGALHAKLIEDVLSQYPDKAAKRRKKHLSVATSKDEAGGEDKGLSECDVKSNIKSIPGVMTIRGCAYAGSKGVVWGPVKDMVHISHGPVGCGQYSWSQRRNYYVGTTGIDTFVTMQFTSDFQEKDIVFGGDKKLEKIIDEIEDLFPLSGGISVQSECPIGLIGDDIEAVSRKKAKEHEKTIVPVRCEGFRGVSQSLGHHIANDAIRDWVFDKDDVAFESGPYDVNVVGDYNIGGDAWASRILLEEIGLRVVGNWSGDATLAEIERAPKAKLNLIHCYRSMNYICRHMEEKYGIAWMEYNFFGPSQIEASLRNIAKHFGPEIEEKTEKVIAKYRPLVDAVIAKYQPRLEGRTVMLYVGGLRPRHVITAYEDLAMVIVGTGYEFAHNDDYQRTGHYVKNGTLLYDDVTGYELEKFIEGIRPDLVGSGIKEKYPVQKMGIPFRQMHSWDYSGPYHGYDGFAIFARDMDLAINNPVWGLYRAPWKKMKDAPPTAVAAE
- the nifK gene encoding nitrogenase molybdenum-iron protein subunit beta; this encodes MPQSAEKVLDHAPLFREPEYRQMLAEKKLNFECPHPDQIVTDQRELTKTWEYREKNLAREALVINPAKACQPLGAVFAAAGFERTMSFVHGSQGCVAYYRSHLSRHFKEPSSAVSSSMTEDAAVFGGLKNMVDGLANTYKLYDPKMIAVSTTCMAEVIGDDLRSFIENAKNEGSVPSDFDVPFAHTPAFVGSHIDGYDGMVKGVLEHFWKGSERSQAAGTINIIPGFDGFCVGNNRELKRLLDLMGVTYTVIQDASDQFDTPSDGEYRMYDGGTKIEDLKGALNAEATLSLQHYNTRKTLEYCDEVGQATASFHYPLGVQATDEFLMKVSAISGQEIPEAIRMERGRLVDAMADSQSWLHGKKYAIYGDPDFVYATARFVMETGGEPTHCLATNGTSAWEAEMKELLASSSFGQDAQIWAGKDLWAMRSLLFTEPVDLLIGNSYGKYLERDTGTPLIRLMFPIFDRHHHHRFPLMGYQGGLRVLTTILDKIFDKLDRETSETGVTDYSYDLTR
- the nifE gene encoding nitrogenase iron-molybdenum cofactor biosynthesis protein NifE, whose protein sequence is MTSLSAKIQDVFDEPACDTNRGKDAKARKEGCSKPLTPGASAGGCAFDGAKIVLQPITDVAHLVHAPLACEGNSWDNRGAASSGPTLWRTSFTTDLTELDIVMGQGERKLFKAIREIKETYAPPAVFVYSTCVTALIGDDIEAVCKRAAEKFGLAVVPINAPGLAGSKNLGNKLAAEALLDHVIGTVEPDDAGPYDINILGEFNLSGEFWLVKPLLDRLGIRVRACIPGDARYIDVASAHRARAAMMVCSSALINLARKMEERWDIPYFEGSFYGITDTSEALRNIAELLVRKGADAEILDRTETLIAEQEAIAWKKLEAYRRRLQGKRVLLNTGGVKSWSVVHALMEIGMEIVGTSVKKSTVEDKERIKRILKDENHMFEQMAARDLYAMLSKHKADIMLSGGRTQFVALKAKTPWLDINQERQHPYAGYDGMVELVRQIDLAIHNPIWGQVREPAPWDCQPAREDDLASAKNGTATVNAFNEFAGAMAHRFGDR
- the nifN gene encoding nitrogenase iron-molybdenum cofactor biosynthesis protein NifN, whose protein sequence is MVRILRKIKSAAVNPLKSSQPLGAAFAFLGVEGAMPLFHGSQGCTSFALVLFVRHFKEAIPLQTTAMDEVATILGGADHLEEAILNLKTRTKPKLIGVCTTALVETRGEDCASDIANVKLKHVEELAGTEVVLANTPDFDGAIEEGWAKAVAAMIEGITRSGERTRQPKKIAILPGCNLTVADVEHLRDMVESFGLKPVILPDVSGSLDGTVPDRWVTTTYGGTSVEEIRELGTAAQCIVIGEHMRHPAKTLHGLTGVPYAVFQSLTGLKAVDRFVSLLSAVSGAAVPDRVRRHRAQLEDALLDGHFHFGGKKIAIAAEPDQLYQLATFFTGMGCDIAAAVTTTDMSKILQKVPAEWVQIGDLGDLEALAAGADLLVTHSHGRQASRRLEIPLMRVGFPIFDRLGSQHKLTILYRGTRDLIFDVANIFQANQHAPTPEALDPFRKREMPDELRSSPLTRH
- the nifX gene encoding nitrogen fixation protein NifX, translating into MSSVRRLSLVTDEVHAPMTDRRAGALRVAIATQDMTNLNAHFGSAKRFAVYDVTREEWHLVEAVAFDDVSDESGKRRTEGDDRVTPKVEALKGCHLLFCLAIGGPSAAKVISAKIHPIKVPQPQTIQEVLLRTQMMLRTCPPPWLRKVLAEAGVAEKKPSFEDED
- a CDS encoding NifX-associated nitrogen fixation protein; its protein translation is MFEVAISPAVNDDEAALASPFVKCLVRLIRAQDTHGSWDGTADAELLADFIVSKERRRTIPIIGDPDPDVLWRLDKFYTAVALAIEERSGLMASPMIEMSHEGFGRVLFTAGRLVVLSKTVRDVHRFGFETFCKLAAAGTKLVDDAIAAIDAYPEVARA
- a CDS encoding response regulator transcription factor, with product MSGLEEPRWPAHAADAVEANLVLGVALMKPRVLICSQDAEFYLFLSHILEVDGFVSEPAGGAKEALAMADDRDFQAVVLDCGSTSLTGSAICARLKREPRTGGLPIIALIAPGAENQHLDLLKAGIDESFVRPVAPAKLLDCLRTRLALPKPGSNAIENNSWLSYGSLEMKLDAHRVCGNGHDIHLGPIEFNVLRHLLEAPGKVFSRDELIGGAWPANIHVGVRTVDVHISRLRRALEAASTGIVIRTVRSAGYSLEKLDG
- a CDS encoding universal stress protein, with translation MGFKTVLCLTGADHSDQDVRTAAGLCAEIGAHLSVLIIPAPMLLMSHRRIGDGVSEWPAGRGQAIARLNDRFRQIDRFTQDAVRLERHSRDIQKLLESMSLAYDVDTDYYDPASLGEVARQRALCADLTIVGPGLLNDENLGPPVVNGCLFDTGKPVLVVPKGAEATLWPRRVLVGWDSRVEASRAVREALGLLCVAEEVRVALVDPKANYNGNGAEPGADIAAYLTRHGARVSVDLLPSAGKSAATVLAQHAIDISADMIVMGAYGSRRLRERLFGGVTRWIFEKPTLPLFLAR